A part of Planococcus sp. MB-3u-03 genomic DNA contains:
- the arsD gene encoding arsenite efflux transporter metallochaperone ArsD has translation MKKVEIFDPAMCCSTGVCGPTVDPELTRIASAVYSLEKKGFAVSRHNLTDDPGAFVDNKQVNQVLVDKGPDALPVVLVNGKVVKIAEYPTTEELAEWFETAPSELQEKPRVRVSLNINN, from the coding sequence ATGAAAAAGGTGGAAATTTTCGATCCGGCGATGTGTTGTTCGACGGGTGTTTGCGGCCCCACTGTGGATCCAGAACTGACGCGCATTGCGTCGGCTGTGTATTCACTCGAGAAAAAAGGATTTGCTGTTTCACGCCATAATTTGACGGATGATCCTGGTGCGTTTGTGGACAATAAACAAGTCAATCAAGTGCTAGTCGATAAAGGGCCGGACGCGTTGCCGGTCGTGCTGGTCAACGGTAAAGTCGTAAAGATTGCCGAATACCCGACAACAGAAGAATTGGCAGAGTGGTTCGAGACCGCACCGTCCGAATTGCAGGAAAAGCCGCGCGTACGCGTGTCACTGAACATCAACAACTAA
- a CDS encoding FAD-dependent oxidoreductase produces the protein MNTQTNCCSTTPQRIQIERIKKTAPELPVVIIGAGPIGLAAAAQLSLAGEKFLVLEAGDRIGHHVLQWGHVRLFSPWQYNIDKAARALLDRSGWNAPGDDKLPTGAELVEDYLIKLAAVPEIEPYIRLNARVSAISRKHQDKMKTANREHQPFMIYVETEDAEMERIEAKAVIDATGTWGQPNPLQADGVWTQSERSQQERIFYGIPDLHGKDRERFSGKQVAVIGGGHSAINTLLDLAALGDAGHQGKISWILRKPKIEDVYGGEADDALEARGELGVRVHELVDSGRVEIFTPFRIEQVSRKDGKLALMGDWQGKSHSIEAIDEIIVNTGSRPDFDFLKELRLKIDDATESIEALAPLIDPNIHSCGTVRPHGEKELRQPEQGFYIAGMKSYGRAPTFLMATGYEQVRSIVAYLTGDIEASEKVELELPETGVCSSGVSKNGQQPITIGGCC, from the coding sequence ATGAACACTCAAACAAATTGTTGTTCGACCACTCCACAACGCATCCAAATCGAAAGAATAAAAAAGACAGCGCCGGAATTGCCGGTCGTTATCATCGGGGCAGGGCCAATCGGTTTGGCTGCTGCTGCCCAGTTATCGCTGGCGGGTGAAAAGTTTTTGGTGCTTGAAGCTGGTGACCGAATCGGCCATCACGTGCTGCAATGGGGGCATGTCCGTTTGTTCTCTCCTTGGCAATACAATATCGATAAAGCGGCGCGAGCCTTATTGGACCGCTCTGGCTGGAATGCGCCAGGGGATGACAAGTTGCCGACAGGAGCCGAGCTGGTGGAAGATTATTTGATAAAGCTGGCCGCCGTACCTGAGATCGAACCGTACATCCGCCTCAATGCACGTGTCAGTGCCATCAGCCGAAAACATCAAGACAAGATGAAGACGGCGAATCGCGAGCATCAGCCTTTCATGATCTATGTAGAGACTGAAGATGCGGAAATGGAGCGGATTGAAGCGAAAGCCGTCATCGATGCCACAGGAACTTGGGGCCAGCCAAATCCGCTTCAAGCCGACGGGGTTTGGACGCAGAGCGAACGCAGCCAACAAGAGCGCATTTTTTACGGCATCCCCGATCTACATGGCAAAGACCGCGAGCGGTTTTCTGGAAAACAGGTAGCCGTCATAGGTGGAGGCCATTCTGCCATCAATACTTTATTGGATCTTGCCGCACTTGGGGATGCTGGACATCAAGGGAAAATCTCATGGATCCTGCGCAAGCCGAAAATCGAGGATGTTTACGGCGGCGAAGCAGATGATGCGCTCGAGGCGCGAGGTGAATTGGGAGTGCGTGTCCATGAATTGGTAGATTCGGGGCGTGTGGAAATCTTTACGCCGTTTCGGATAGAGCAAGTTTCTCGAAAAGACGGAAAGCTTGCCTTAATGGGTGACTGGCAAGGAAAAAGCCATTCGATTGAAGCAATCGATGAAATCATCGTCAATACAGGCAGCCGTCCCGATTTCGATTTCTTAAAAGAACTTCGCCTGAAAATCGATGATGCCACAGAAAGCATCGAAGCACTTGCTCCGCTAATCGATCCGAACATCCATAGCTGCGGAACGGTCCGGCCGCATGGTGAAAAGGAATTGCGGCAGCCAGAACAAGGATTTTACATCGCTGGCATGAAAAGCTATGGACGCGCGCCTACCTTCTTGATGGCAACAGGCTATGAACAAGTCCGTTCGATTGTCGCTTATCTCACCGGAGATATTGAGGCTTCTGAGAAAGTGGAGCTGGAGTTGCCGGAAACGGGCGTCTGCAGTTCCGGTGTATCAAAAAATGGACAACAGCCGATCACCATCGGCGGCTGCTGTTGA
- a CDS encoding antibiotic biosynthesis monooxygenase family protein: MYIVTSTVIVPEDKVQDVIEIYRKRSRRVDQAEGFTSFRLIQNTKKRHELTVHLEWQSKQAYMNWVKSQEFKEIHDLEKNYPDQELAGIVPKVHQYEVVAE, translated from the coding sequence ATGTACATCGTCACATCGACCGTCATTGTGCCGGAAGACAAGGTGCAAGACGTCATAGAAATATACCGAAAACGATCGCGCCGTGTAGACCAGGCGGAAGGCTTCACTTCATTCCGGCTGATCCAAAACACGAAAAAGCGCCATGAACTGACCGTCCACTTGGAATGGCAATCCAAACAGGCCTATATGAACTGGGTCAAGAGCCAGGAGTTCAAGGAGATCCATGATTTGGAGAAGAATTATCCAGACCAGGAACTCGCGGGCATCGTCCCGAAAGTCCATCAATACGAAGTGGTGGCCGAATGA
- a CDS encoding STAS domain-containing protein — protein sequence MTRSPLAEWPLPAFQLNNSFAVVDYSLEAEQLFGKPSGFFELLDDGSRAKAGRLLKTRGSKKPIELNFTTAAGFFLADVYYRWDSDFSLNLVLVPKDEQMAAITSQLIRLRGRLKETDYELLKEKERSDALLDKVRELSAPCIAIGGGYVLIPLFGNLDAKKVEAIRPYIVTRIYEYEAETVVIDLTAMGTVTQEGVSYLESLVQTLGVMGIDAVITGVKPDHAQKLHLLKREMNLRFEASLESVLTTASANQ from the coding sequence ATGACACGCTCTCCACTGGCTGAATGGCCGCTTCCGGCTTTTCAACTGAACAATAGCTTTGCGGTCGTCGATTATTCGCTAGAGGCAGAACAGCTTTTCGGAAAACCAAGTGGATTCTTTGAATTGCTCGATGATGGCAGCCGGGCCAAAGCAGGGCGGTTGCTGAAAACCCGCGGCAGCAAGAAACCAATCGAATTGAATTTCACCACAGCGGCCGGCTTCTTCTTGGCGGACGTCTATTACCGGTGGGATAGCGACTTTTCACTGAATCTTGTACTGGTGCCAAAAGATGAGCAAATGGCTGCCATCACGTCTCAATTGATTCGCTTGCGGGGCCGCTTGAAAGAAACGGATTATGAATTGCTTAAGGAAAAAGAACGGTCCGATGCGCTGCTGGATAAAGTGCGTGAACTTTCCGCCCCGTGCATCGCAATCGGTGGAGGCTATGTGCTCATTCCGTTGTTCGGTAATTTGGATGCAAAAAAAGTTGAAGCGATCCGCCCGTATATTGTCACGCGCATCTACGAATACGAAGCCGAAACGGTCGTGATCGATTTGACGGCGATGGGAACGGTGACGCAAGAAGGCGTCAGTTATCTGGAATCGCTCGTGCAGACCTTGGGCGTCATGGGAATCGATGCGGTCATCACCGGCGTAAAGCCGGACCATGCCCAAAAATTGCATCTGTTGAAACGGGAAATGAATTTGCGTTTTGAAGCATCACTGGAATCCGTCCTGACAACAGCCTCAGCAAATCAGTGA
- a CDS encoding ArsR/SmtB family transcription factor, with translation MEVKAREIEIDKASMVLKLLGDKTRLSMVKLLEKNDCCVCEFVEIFNVSQSAISQHLRKLRDLGLVKEKRKGQWIFYSLNQDSELYDMLMQVLAFIPSQDERIEKLVEQGLRIRCE, from the coding sequence ATGGAAGTGAAAGCGCGCGAAATAGAAATTGACAAAGCGAGCATGGTGCTGAAGCTATTGGGCGATAAGACGAGATTGTCGATGGTTAAATTGCTGGAAAAAAACGATTGCTGCGTCTGTGAATTCGTGGAAATCTTTAACGTCAGCCAGTCGGCCATCAGCCAGCACTTGCGCAAGCTTCGCGATCTCGGTTTAGTGAAGGAAAAACGTAAGGGGCAATGGATTTTCTATTCATTGAACCAGGACAGTGAATTATACGACATGCTCATGCAAGTCTTGGCATTCATTCCGAGTCAGGATGAGCGCATCGAGAAATTGGTGGAGCAGGGATTGCGCATTCGTTGTGAGTAA
- a CDS encoding HesB/IscA family protein: MMITDEAKNYIQSILEEQQTENLRLYAVAGCCGPQIGLSLDAPEQTDELIDVNGIRVAVAPDAKEMAEELALDFDTQGEQGGLVMIGAPTGC, translated from the coding sequence ATGATGATTACTGATGAAGCTAAGAACTATATCCAATCCATTCTGGAAGAACAGCAAACGGAAAACTTGCGCCTTTATGCAGTCGCCGGCTGCTGCGGCCCGCAAATCGGCTTGTCGCTCGATGCACCGGAACAAACGGATGAACTCATCGATGTGAACGGCATCCGTGTAGCGGTTGCGCCGGACGCAAAAGAAATGGCAGAGGAGCTCGCTTTGGATTTCGATACGCAAGGAGAGCAAGGCGGCTTGGTCATGATCGGTGCGCCGACTGGCTGTTGA
- a CDS encoding aminotransferase class I/II-fold pyridoxal phosphate-dependent enzyme, whose amino-acid sequence MSERRETKLIHSAGIDPLTGAVNVPIYLSSTFHQESIDSFGPFDYSRSGNPTRKSLEETIAKLEGGARGLAFSSGMAAISSAFMLLKAGDHVLVSEDVYGGTYRFITEVLEKFKVDYTFVDMTDLGEVAAAFQPNTKVVYIETPSNPVMKITDIEMAAKLAKANDAMTFVDNTFMTPLYQNPLELGADIVLHSATKFLSGHSDITAGLAVTKDAGLGEQLAFIQNTFGSVLGAQDSYTLIQGIKTLGARTKQSGETTARIAEYLHRHPLVEEVYYPGFSFHPGNPIHSRQASHAGCVLSFRLADKDAARILVDALEIPVFAVSLGAVESILSYPATMSHAAMPPAEREKRGITDGLLRFSAGLEHPDDLINDFSQALEKIAIAKGLSVAD is encoded by the coding sequence ATGAGTGAACGACGCGAGACGAAATTGATCCATTCAGCAGGCATCGATCCATTAACAGGCGCAGTCAATGTGCCGATCTATTTATCATCGACTTTCCATCAGGAAAGCATCGATTCGTTCGGGCCGTTTGATTACAGCCGCTCCGGCAACCCGACGCGCAAATCGCTTGAAGAAACGATCGCCAAACTTGAAGGCGGCGCGCGGGGCTTGGCCTTTTCTTCCGGCATGGCAGCCATCTCATCGGCCTTCATGCTGTTGAAAGCCGGCGACCATGTGCTGGTCTCGGAAGACGTTTACGGCGGCACTTATCGCTTCATTACGGAAGTGCTGGAAAAATTCAAAGTCGATTATACATTCGTCGACATGACCGACCTTGGCGAAGTGGCCGCAGCGTTCCAGCCGAACACGAAAGTGGTCTACATTGAAACGCCTTCCAATCCCGTCATGAAAATCACCGATATTGAAATGGCTGCGAAACTGGCGAAAGCAAACGACGCCATGACTTTCGTCGACAATACTTTTATGACGCCGCTTTACCAAAACCCGCTTGAACTCGGCGCGGATATCGTGCTCCACAGCGCGACGAAGTTCCTGTCTGGCCATAGTGACATCACGGCCGGCCTTGCGGTGACAAAAGATGCCGGCCTCGGCGAACAATTGGCATTCATCCAAAATACATTCGGATCTGTGCTCGGCGCACAGGATTCCTATACATTGATCCAAGGCATCAAAACGCTCGGCGCCCGCACAAAACAATCCGGCGAGACGACCGCCCGCATCGCCGAGTATCTGCATAGGCACCCGCTTGTCGAAGAAGTCTATTATCCCGGCTTCTCATTCCATCCCGGAAATCCGATCCATAGCCGCCAAGCAAGCCACGCAGGCTGTGTGTTGTCATTCCGCCTGGCGGATAAGGACGCCGCCCGCATTCTCGTAGATGCTTTGGAAATCCCTGTGTTCGCCGTCAGCCTCGGCGCCGTCGAATCGATCTTGTCCTATCCGGCCACGATGTCCCATGCCGCAATGCCGCCCGCTGAACGCGAAAAGCGCGGCATCACCGATGGGCTTCTGCGCTTTTCCGCAGGACTCGAGCATCCCGATGACTTGATCAACGACTTCAGCCAGGCACTCGAAAAAATTGCGATCGCCAAAGGGCTCAGCGTCGCCGATTAA
- a CDS encoding NUDIX domain-containing protein: MTQRDPAKPLPMLWETTGGSVITGESSLTGALRELEEETGLLARPEELRF; this comes from the coding sequence ATGACGCAAAGAGATCCGGCCAAACCGCTGCCGATGCTTTGGGAAACAACAGGCGGTTCCGTAATTACAGGAGAAAGCAGTTTGACAGGGGCTCTCCGAGAGCTGGAAGAAGAAACAGGTTTATTGGCAAGGCCTGAAGAACTTCGCTTTTAG
- a CDS encoding GNAT family N-acetyltransferase produces the protein MEYIIRPAVESDWPKIKQIYEAGMDSGLATFETKAPSYESWSDSETSHCRLVIESATQILGFCKLSLVSKRPVYSGVGEVSIYVDPVYSGEGIGHKLMQALIQASEQQGFWTLEAKIFPENEASIRLHKKNGFREIGVRERIGKRDGVWRDNILLERRSKINGTH, from the coding sequence ATGGAATACATCATCAGGCCGGCAGTGGAGTCGGATTGGCCGAAAATCAAGCAAATCTATGAAGCTGGCATGGACAGCGGGCTCGCTACCTTCGAAACCAAAGCGCCTAGTTATGAAAGCTGGAGCGATAGTGAGACAAGCCATTGCCGGTTGGTTATTGAATCCGCAACGCAAATACTTGGCTTTTGCAAGCTTTCACTTGTATCGAAGCGCCCAGTCTACTCGGGTGTCGGGGAAGTGAGCATTTATGTCGATCCTGTATATTCGGGCGAAGGCATCGGCCACAAGCTTATGCAAGCCCTTATTCAAGCTTCGGAGCAGCAAGGTTTTTGGACCTTGGAAGCAAAAATCTTTCCTGAAAATGAAGCAAGCATCCGGCTTCATAAGAAAAACGGCTTCCGTGAAATCGGTGTCCGTGAACGCATCGGAAAGCGAGACGGCGTCTGGCGGGACAACATCCTGCTCGAACGCAGAAGTAAAATAAACGGAACTCATTAA
- the arsA gene encoding arsenical pump-driving ATPase: MYSLFNPNQMAVTPFLFFTGKGGVGKTSTACATAVALADQGKKVLLVSTDPASNLQDVLEVQLTNDPKPIPSVANLSACNIDPEQAAKAYKESVVGPYRGKLPDAVLATMEEQLSGACTVEIAAFDEFSHLLADEAILAQYDHVLFDTAPTGHTLRLLQLPTAWSGFLEDSTHGASCLGPLSGLEGKKALYKKAVDSLSDGDKTTLILVARPDNSSLLEADRASFELKEIGIKNQLLIVNGLLQTHQPEDAVSTAFYKRQREAIEQTPEALKQVMAYSLPYVSYSLTGVANLRHLFNSYAITSFETEEVGEPLDLPGLNSVIDDFSEHNTRVIFTMGKGGVGKTSVASAIAVGLSEKGHKVHLTTTDPAAHLAYTFEGSGIRDNLSISSINPDIEVARYKETVIEQAGGGMTEEELAYLKEDLESPCTEEIALFQAFAKVVEKSENEIVVIDTAPTGHTLLLLDSTEAYHKEMSRSTGDVPDSVKKLLPRLRNPKETGVVIVTLAEATPVLEAARLEEELKRAGIEPKWWVINQSLYATETVDAVLKGRAISEKKWIRKVDEELATKCAIIPWLEEEKIGYDQLKEFIL, from the coding sequence ATGTATTCATTGTTCAATCCGAATCAAATGGCTGTCACTCCGTTTCTGTTTTTCACCGGTAAAGGCGGTGTCGGGAAAACTTCGACTGCGTGTGCCACAGCGGTAGCTTTAGCTGATCAGGGCAAGAAGGTATTGCTCGTCAGCACCGATCCGGCTTCTAATCTGCAAGACGTGCTGGAAGTCCAACTGACGAACGACCCGAAACCCATTCCGTCTGTCGCCAATTTGTCCGCCTGCAATATCGATCCGGAACAAGCGGCCAAAGCTTATAAAGAAAGCGTCGTCGGTCCCTACCGCGGCAAATTGCCGGATGCGGTGCTCGCGACGATGGAAGAGCAATTATCCGGTGCTTGCACGGTCGAAATCGCGGCATTCGATGAGTTTTCGCATTTGCTGGCAGATGAAGCGATTTTAGCGCAATACGACCATGTGCTGTTCGATACGGCACCGACCGGCCATACGCTGCGTCTTTTGCAATTGCCGACGGCGTGGAGCGGCTTTTTGGAAGACAGCACACACGGCGCCTCATGCCTCGGCCCGCTCTCTGGGCTAGAAGGCAAAAAGGCGCTGTACAAAAAAGCGGTGGATTCGCTGTCCGATGGCGACAAAACGACTTTGATCTTAGTAGCGCGCCCTGACAATTCCTCCTTGCTCGAGGCGGACCGTGCATCATTTGAATTAAAAGAAATCGGCATCAAAAACCAATTGCTCATCGTCAATGGGCTGCTTCAGACGCATCAGCCGGAAGACGCGGTCTCTACGGCATTCTACAAGCGGCAACGTGAGGCGATTGAACAGACACCTGAAGCCTTGAAGCAAGTGATGGCTTATTCATTGCCATATGTTTCTTATTCGCTCACGGGCGTTGCAAACTTGCGCCATCTGTTCAATTCATACGCCATCACTTCGTTCGAAACGGAAGAAGTGGGAGAGCCGCTCGACTTGCCGGGATTGAATAGCGTCATCGATGATTTTTCAGAACACAACACGCGCGTCATTTTCACGATGGGCAAAGGCGGCGTCGGCAAAACTTCCGTCGCATCTGCCATCGCAGTCGGCTTGTCCGAGAAAGGCCATAAAGTCCATTTGACGACGACCGACCCTGCAGCGCATTTGGCGTATACGTTTGAAGGAAGCGGCATCCGCGACAATTTGTCCATCAGCAGCATCAATCCAGACATCGAAGTGGCGCGTTATAAAGAAACCGTCATCGAACAGGCAGGCGGCGGGATGACTGAAGAAGAGCTCGCTTATTTGAAAGAAGACTTGGAATCGCCGTGCACCGAAGAAATCGCGTTGTTCCAAGCTTTCGCCAAAGTAGTGGAGAAATCCGAGAACGAAATCGTCGTCATCGATACCGCGCCGACTGGGCATACCTTATTGCTGCTCGATTCGACGGAAGCCTATCATAAGGAAATGAGCCGCTCGACCGGTGATGTGCCGGATAGTGTTAAAAAACTATTGCCGCGCTTGCGCAATCCAAAAGAAACAGGCGTCGTCATCGTCACCTTGGCGGAAGCGACGCCGGTGTTGGAAGCTGCCCGCCTCGAAGAAGAGTTGAAGCGTGCTGGAATCGAGCCGAAATGGTGGGTCATTAACCAAAGCCTCTACGCTACGGAGACCGTGGATGCTGTGCTGAAGGGACGCGCGATCTCCGAGAAAAAGTGGATTCGCAAAGTTGATGAGGAACTGGCCACAAAATGCGCCATCATTCCTTGGCTCGAAGAAGAGAAAATTGGTTATGACCAATTGAAAGAATTCATTTTATAA
- the arsC gene encoding arsenate reductase (thioredoxin), protein MTKKTLYFLCTGNSCRSQMAEGWGKEILGDEWQVLSAGIEAHGLNPNAVKAMNEVNIDISNQTSDVIDTEILNNADFVVTLCGDAADKCPMTPPHVKRDHWGFTDPAKAQGTEEEKWKVFQSVRDDIEARIRHFAATGE, encoded by the coding sequence ATGACGAAAAAAACATTGTACTTTTTATGCACAGGCAATTCATGCCGCAGCCAGATGGCGGAAGGCTGGGGGAAAGAAATTTTGGGCGATGAGTGGCAAGTATTGAGTGCCGGAATCGAAGCGCATGGCTTGAACCCGAACGCGGTAAAAGCGATGAATGAAGTGAATATCGATATATCGAATCAAACATCCGATGTGATCGACACCGAAATTTTAAACAATGCGGATTTTGTGGTGACACTTTGCGGCGATGCAGCAGATAAATGCCCGATGACGCCGCCTCATGTAAAACGCGACCACTGGGGCTTTACGGATCCAGCGAAAGCGCAAGGTACCGAAGAAGAGAAATGGAAAGTGTTCCAATCGGTACGCGATGACATCGAAGCGCGCATCCGCCATTTCGCTGCAACTGGTGAGTAA
- a CDS encoding cation diffusion facilitator family transporter: protein MGSSHDHSHSRNKKTLLIAFLIITSYMVVEAVGGYLTNSLALLADAGHMLSDSISLGVGYLAFSIGEKAADQMKTYGYKRFEILAAVFNGVTLVLISLYIFYEAYHRFSDPPEIATSGMLAIAVIGLLVNILVAWILMRGGDTKENLNLRAAFLHVLSDLLGSVGAITAALLIIFFGWAWADPLASVVVAILVLISGWRVTKEAVHVLMEGTPKNVDLEQVAQTIEALPGVKSIHDLHVWSITSGKNAMSGHVVVKEHISFKDSQQVLRDIEHALFELKIGHVTVQLETEDHPHDDSIRCQGQEENEAAGHHHH from the coding sequence ATGGGATCATCACATGATCATTCGCATAGCCGCAATAAAAAAACATTGCTGATTGCCTTTTTGATCATCACCAGTTATATGGTGGTCGAGGCGGTCGGCGGATATTTGACGAACAGCCTAGCGCTGCTGGCTGATGCCGGCCATATGCTCAGCGATTCCATTTCGCTCGGTGTGGGTTACCTGGCTTTTTCCATCGGCGAAAAAGCAGCCGACCAAATGAAGACTTACGGCTATAAACGTTTTGAAATTTTAGCGGCAGTCTTTAACGGAGTGACGCTCGTCTTGATTTCACTTTATATTTTCTATGAAGCCTATCACCGATTTTCAGATCCACCGGAAATTGCGACTTCAGGAATGTTGGCTATCGCGGTCATCGGCTTGCTCGTCAATATTCTCGTCGCGTGGATTTTGATGCGCGGCGGCGATACGAAAGAAAACTTGAACCTCCGTGCTGCTTTTTTGCATGTCTTAAGTGATTTGCTTGGCTCGGTCGGCGCGATCACGGCAGCCCTTTTGATCATTTTCTTCGGATGGGCATGGGCAGATCCATTGGCGAGTGTCGTCGTCGCCATCCTTGTCTTGATCAGCGGTTGGCGCGTGACGAAAGAAGCGGTCCATGTCTTGATGGAAGGGACACCAAAAAATGTTGACCTGGAGCAAGTAGCGCAGACAATCGAAGCGTTACCTGGGGTGAAAAGCATCCATGACCTTCATGTGTGGAGCATCACGAGCGGAAAAAATGCCATGTCGGGACATGTAGTTGTCAAAGAACATATCTCGTTCAAAGACAGCCAGCAAGTGCTTAGGGATATTGAACATGCGCTGTTTGAGCTGAAAATCGGCCATGTCACCGTGCAGTTGGAAACTGAAGATCATCCCCATGACGACTCAATCCGCTGCCAAGGACAAGAAGAGAATGAAGCGGCAGGGCATCATCATCACTGA
- a CDS encoding protein-tyrosine phosphatase family protein: protein MSEAYQQLVKDRIFIGGAADAKTAVENEGIDVVFDLRAEAADSNDESYTRIHAPIVDDSTEQQDESIQEAVDGVVTAYEEGKKIFFHCAGGSNRTGTVAIGTLLALGEAKTVEEAEQMATSVRPIISVRPELKESLHRIFPQA from the coding sequence ATGAGTGAAGCATACCAGCAATTAGTGAAAGACCGTATTTTCATCGGCGGCGCAGCAGATGCGAAAACAGCAGTGGAAAATGAAGGCATCGACGTCGTCTTCGATTTGCGCGCAGAAGCAGCGGACAGCAACGATGAAAGCTATACACGCATCCATGCACCGATTGTCGACGATTCCACGGAGCAGCAGGATGAGTCGATCCAAGAAGCAGTGGATGGAGTCGTCACCGCTTATGAGGAAGGAAAGAAAATCTTTTTCCATTGCGCAGGAGGCAGCAACCGCACCGGTACGGTCGCAATCGGCACCTTGCTTGCATTAGGCGAAGCGAAGACCGTTGAAGAAGCTGAACAGATGGCGACTAGCGTACGGCCAATCATCAGCGTGAGGCCAGAATTGAAAGAATCGCTGCACCGCATTTTTCCACAAGCCTAA
- a CDS encoding cobalamin B12-binding domain-containing protein: MNESTQLSDLFLQGQEEEALKYVQDFLESHSHEQLYGEILTPAMYRIGELWEQNEISVAEEHLATAVCDFVLSATELRNKDKDGRKKAMIFGPEGEEHYIGLKMVAAMFREEGYDVRYMGPNLPLDSALELAGDWQPDVVALSGALAHRLPVLKTYAEAFSKVDSNPAVLIGGRAATLSSFADLHIKGAVVVRELGALREWIRTGKGSNDDTLSTG, translated from the coding sequence ATGAACGAGTCAACACAGCTTTCGGATCTTTTCCTGCAAGGGCAGGAAGAGGAAGCTTTGAAATACGTCCAGGATTTCCTGGAAAGCCATTCACATGAACAGCTCTACGGCGAAATTTTGACGCCGGCGATGTACCGCATCGGAGAATTATGGGAACAAAATGAGATTTCGGTTGCGGAAGAGCATTTAGCAACCGCTGTTTGCGATTTTGTATTGTCCGCTACGGAGCTGCGCAATAAAGATAAGGATGGCCGCAAAAAAGCGATGATTTTTGGCCCGGAAGGCGAAGAGCATTATATCGGGCTCAAGATGGTCGCGGCGATGTTCCGTGAAGAGGGCTATGATGTCCGTTATATGGGGCCGAATTTGCCGCTCGATTCAGCGCTCGAATTGGCCGGTGACTGGCAGCCCGATGTTGTTGCATTGTCGGGTGCACTTGCACACCGCTTGCCGGTTTTGAAAACCTACGCCGAAGCTTTCTCTAAGGTGGACTCAAATCCAGCCGTCCTGATTGGCGGCAGGGCCGCCACCTTGTCGAGCTTTGCGGATTTGCACATAAAAGGAGCGGTCGTCGTCCGAGAACTCGGGGCGCTCCGCGAATGGATCCGCACAGGAAAGGGGTCGAACGATGACACGCTCTCCACTGGCTGA